One Rhipicephalus microplus isolate Deutch F79 chromosome 4, USDA_Rmic, whole genome shotgun sequence genomic window carries:
- the Cdk7 gene encoding cyclin-dependent kinase 7, with protein MSDDRTKRYEKIEFLGEGQFATVYKARDVLKDEIVAVKKIKLGTRAEAKDGINRTALREIKLLQELSHPNIIGLYDVFGHRSNVSLVFDYMVTDLEAIIKDTSIVLTAGHVKSYILQTLQGLEYLHLSWILHRDLKPNNLLLDDRGVLKIADFGLAKFFGSPTRIYTHQVVTRWYRAPELLFGARIYGTGIDMWAVGCILAELLLRVPFLPGDSDLDQLSRIFQTLGTPSEKDWHGMPALPDYVQFRSFPGTPFRHIFTAAGDDLLDVIGRMLAINPLSRCTCAEALQMPYFANRPPPTEGPNLPLPAAVVQKKNGGATSSSSSGNGNSNHGLKRAHKGGDDPSVIKKLVF; from the exons ATGTCTGACGACAGAACGAAGAGATACGAAAAGATCGAGTTCCTCGGCGAGGGGCAGTTCGCCACTGTCTATAAGGCTAGGGACGTTTTGAAAGACGAGATAGTCGCCGTCAAGAAGATCAAACTGGGAACGCGAGCCGAGGCCAAAGATGGCATTAACCGGACAGCGTTGCGCGAGATCAAGCTGCTGCAGGAGCTCTCTCATCCGAATATCATCGGCCTGTACGACGTGTTCGGGCACCGGTCCAACGTGTCGCTTGTGTTTGACTACATGGTCACTGACCTGGAAGCCATCATCAAGGACACGAGCATCGTGCTGACCGCGGGACACGTCAAGTCCTACATCCTGCAAACGTTACAGGGACTGGAGTATCTGCACCTGAGCTGGATTCTGCACCGTGACTTGAAGCCCAACAACCTCTTGCTCGATGACCGGGGTGTGCTCAAAATCGCCGATTTCGGCCTGGCAAAGTTCTTCGGCTCACCCACACGCATCTATACCCACCAG GTGGTGACCAGGTGGTACCGTGCGCCAGAGCTGCTCTTTGGTGCTCGCATCTATGGCACCGGCATAGACATGTGGGCAGTCGGGTGCATTCTGGCCGAGTTGCTACTGCGGGTGCCCTTCCTGCCTGGAGACTCGGACCTGGACCAGTTGAGCCGCATCTTCCAGACTTTGGGCACACCCTCTGAGAAGGACTGGCATGGTATGCCGGCATTACCCGACTACGTGCAGTTTCGCAGTTTTCCCGGCACACCCTTTCGTCATATCTTTACGGCTGCCGGAGATGATCTTCTCGACGTGATTGGACGCATGCTGGCCATCAACCCGCTGTCTCGCTGCACTTGTGCCGAAGCGCTTCAGATGCCATACTTTGCCAATCGCCCTCCTCCAACTGAGGGACCCAACTTGCCACTGCCAGCCGCGGTCGTGCAAAAGAAGAACGGTGGTGCCACCAGCAGTAGCAGCAGTGGAAACGGAAACAGTAACCATGGCTTGAAACGAGCCCACAAGGGTGGTGATGACCCTAGCGTTATTAAGAAACTTGTATTTTGA